Within Metabacillus sp. KUDC1714, the genomic segment TATGATTGCCCGTCTTCTGGCACTAACACATGTGAAGAGATTCCTTTTTCCTCAATGAAGCTTTTTAATTCTTCTCGGGATAATGTCCAATGGTTAACAGCTTCCATATGGACAGAAATGATTTTTGCGTAAGGAGCAGCCTTATGCACTTCATAGATGTCATCTTTCCCCATTACTAAAGAACCGCCTTGAAGGAATTGATTATCTCCGCCATTTACAACAATGATATCTGGCTTATGTGAATTGATCTCTTCTTGGATTCCATCATACCATACCGTATCTCCAGCCACATATAACGTTTTTTCACTTGTGTGTTTGAAGACAACGCCACACACTAAACCAGCAAATTTTAAAATTTCTCCTCTTCCGTGTTCACCTTTCGTTTTTACTAATTGGATACCTTCAAAGACTGTATCTTCTTGTAGAACCACTACATTTTGAAAACCAGCGTTTCTTACTTCTTTCGCATCTTCTTCATTTTGGACAAATATTTTGATCTCTTTTGGCAATACCTCTTTGGCCGTATCATCCCAATGGTCTAAATGTAAATGAGTTAAAATTACTGCATCAACATTATTAATAATAGTATCAATTGATGTTGGTAAGCTAACTAAAGGATTATTTTGATCTTGTCTTAAAGAATTTGGGAAAGGTGGATAAGTCCCCTTCTCTGCTAAAAATGGATCAATTAAAAACTTCTTACCTGTATATTCGACAACAATTGTTGCATTTCGAATTTGTTGTATATTCATATTCATTAACTCCTTTTCTTTTAAATTTCCTTTGAACAATGTATATTCTATACTGTGACTCATTGAAGATACATAGATTAAATAAAGTGTTTTGGCCGTTTGACTTTATTAATGAAAGGAGATAAATAAATGTTAGATAACACGGATATGCAAATCTTAGATGAACTATCCAAGAACAGTCGGATAACAATGAAAGAATTGGGCGAGAAAGTCCATTTGACTGGACCGGCTACTTCAGCTAGAGTGGTGAAATTAGAGGATAGTGGAATTATTGAGGGTTATACAATTAAAGTCAACCAAGTCAAATTAGGTTATTTTATACATTCTTTTATTAATATATTTACAAAAAGCGCCCATCATCAACCTTATCTGTCGTTCATAAAAACACAAGAACAATACATCATAAATAACTATAAAATCAGTGGGGATGGTTGTTATCTTCTTGAGTGCAAATTTCCATCTAATGAAATATTGGATCAGTTTTTGGAAGGGTTAAATGAGCATGTAAATTATAAATTAACGATTGTAATTAACAAATAGTATATCAATAGAGATTGAAAATCCTTGGTATTATTGGGTTAAGGCGTCTTTTTAATAAAAACATAATTCACTATAAGGAAAATTATCCGAACTATCTAGATCGTTCAATACGTTTAGCCAATCCTGTTGCTTTAATTGTCAGGAATAAAGTTTTACAAGGTGAAAGGGTTTATGGCAGTTCTAAAGTTGATTTAAGGACTGAAAACATGCTGCTTTTAATCAACGTATCGCGGGCCAGTTGGGCAGGGATTATCAATTGGTCGTGTAATAGAATAAAAAATATGATATTGAGATACCAATTGATTTATTGTCGATGGTATCTTTTTTGTTTTTATATAAATGCGGTTTCTGAGGCTGCAAATCTTGATAAAGCTATAAGTTTATTGCGTTGTGTTGCGGTGTTCCATGAACCAGTCCAATCCTCAGCTAGAATATTATAATCCTTCCATATCAAACGGAGGAGCGTACCTGTATTCGAATACAGTTCTAACTAATCCCAGGCGAACTTCTCAAAAGGTACTAAGTTTCTTCATAATAAATACCTTGTTCAAGGTCATAGATCAATTTTGCAGTTGCTTTTTGAGCTTCCTTTTTTGCCACTCCTTTTCTGTTTTGGGATCTCTACAAAAAGCTACAATATTCGTAAAAACTCTCTACCCTGCTACAAAAAATTTACATAACTTTAACAGTTTCCCTATATTCAAATAACATACACTCCTTATACTTAAATTTCGTCTAAGAGATTGAATAAAATATTAAAGGAGAAATAAAGTATTTTAAAATTAATCATTTAAAAATTTGCAGCAGAAAAGGAGAAACACAAAAGGTATGAAATTTATGAAAAAAAAATCAATAATAATACTTGCAACACTAACTCTGGCATCTTCTACGCTTCCTGTTCAGGCTGCCAGTCAATATTCTGATATCGAGCGGAGCTTTGCGAAAAATGAAATTCAAACTGGGATTGATAATGGCTCAATAAAAGGATATCCTCACGGTTCTCGTGCAGAAGCCGTAGTTACATCAAATAATG encodes:
- a CDS encoding MBL fold metallo-hydrolase, producing MNIQQIRNATIVVEYTGKKFLIDPFLAEKGTYPPFPNSLRQDQNNPLVSLPTSIDTIINNVDAVILTHLHLDHWDDTAKEVLPKEIKIFVQNEEDAKEVRNAGFQNVVVLQEDTVFEGIQLVKTKGEHGRGEILKFAGLVCGVVFKHTSEKTLYVAGDTVWYDGIQEEINSHKPDIIVVNGGDNQFLQGGSLVMGKDDIYEVHKAAPYAKIISVHMEAVNHWTLSREELKSFIEEKGISSHVLVPEDGQSYTF
- a CDS encoding Lrp/AsnC family transcriptional regulator; translation: MLDNTDMQILDELSKNSRITMKELGEKVHLTGPATSARVVKLEDSGIIEGYTIKVNQVKLGYFIHSFINIFTKSAHHQPYLSFIKTQEQYIINNYKISGDGCYLLECKFPSNEILDQFLEGLNEHVNYKLTIVINK